One segment of Thermococcus profundus DNA contains the following:
- a CDS encoding nitroreductase family protein, with product MELDEAIMRRASVRYFLEEPVSDDEITALVEAAIRAPTASGLENWLFVVFKSAEARKKIYDLIGEGMVEYYRAVNLPEDKIKKLKRGIYEEGMYRAPVYIAVFIDRRVRFLKGKEFDEVEFIWSVESAAMAIQNLMLKAVELGLGTVYIGVTNFRGIEKKVRELAGLDENYYLVGVIPVGRPKEEVKPRKRRRSFKEVVVML from the coding sequence ATGGAGCTTGATGAAGCCATCATGAGGCGTGCATCAGTGAGGTATTTCTTGGAGGAACCGGTGAGCGACGATGAGATAACGGCACTCGTAGAAGCCGCTATACGTGCGCCGACTGCAAGCGGCCTTGAAAACTGGCTGTTCGTCGTCTTCAAGAGCGCTGAAGCCAGGAAAAAGATCTACGACCTCATCGGGGAGGGCATGGTCGAATACTACCGCGCAGTGAACCTTCCGGAGGATAAGATCAAGAAGCTCAAGAGGGGAATCTATGAGGAAGGAATGTACAGGGCACCGGTCTACATCGCCGTCTTTATAGACAGGAGGGTTCGCTTCCTCAAAGGGAAGGAGTTCGACGAGGTTGAGTTCATCTGGAGCGTGGAGAGCGCGGCGATGGCAATCCAGAACCTCATGCTCAAGGCCGTTGAGCTGGGCCTTGGAACAGTCTACATAGGCGTTACCAACTTCAGGGGAATCGAGAAGAAGGTTAGAGAGCTCGCCGGCCTCGATGAAAACTACTACCTCGTCGGGGTTATCCCCGTTGGCAGGCCCAAAGAGGAGGTGAAGCCGCGGAAGAGGCGGAGGAGTTTTAAAGAAGTCGTGGTGATGCTCTGA
- a CDS encoding maleate cis-trans isomerase family protein, with amino-acid sequence MYGWRGRLGLIVPSSNTTMEMELHGYLPEGVSLHTSRMPLRNVTEEELVKMGSLAVESAKLLRDAGVELILYGCTSGSFIGGKDYEKEIEAKIEDEVKIPVISTSTAVIEALKILDAQSILVVTPYTDEINQREKEFLEANEFEVLDIRGLGIEDNLKIGRLEPYEAYRLAKASFMDEADAIFISCTNWRTFEIIEALEEDLGVPVVTSNQASLWLALREMDVMEKIPELGRLFVEY; translated from the coding sequence ATGTACGGATGGCGCGGAAGGCTCGGCCTTATAGTTCCCTCCTCAAACACAACGATGGAGATGGAGCTTCACGGTTACCTCCCCGAGGGGGTTTCCCTTCACACATCGCGGATGCCCCTGAGGAACGTTACGGAGGAGGAGCTCGTTAAGATGGGCTCACTGGCCGTTGAGAGCGCGAAGCTCCTGCGCGATGCAGGCGTTGAGCTCATACTCTACGGCTGCACGAGCGGTTCATTCATCGGCGGAAAGGACTATGAGAAAGAGATCGAGGCAAAGATAGAGGATGAAGTCAAAATACCCGTTATAAGCACGAGCACGGCGGTGATAGAGGCGCTAAAAATCCTCGATGCACAGTCGATACTCGTGGTAACCCCCTACACCGACGAGATCAACCAGCGGGAGAAGGAGTTCCTCGAGGCCAACGAGTTCGAAGTTCTGGACATCAGGGGGCTCGGCATAGAGGACAACCTGAAGATAGGTCGGCTGGAGCCATACGAGGCCTATCGCCTCGCGAAGGCAAGCTTCATGGACGAGGCGGATGCTATATTCATCAGCTGCACCAATTGGAGAACCTTTGAAATAATCGAGGCCCTTGAGGAAGACCTTGGTGTTCCGGTCGTTACTAGCAATCAGGCCTCACTCTGGCTCGCCCTCAGGGAAATGGACGTTATGGAGAAGATTCCGGAGCTGGGCAGGCTGTTCGTGGAGTATTAA